The following are from one region of the Centropristis striata isolate RG_2023a ecotype Rhode Island chromosome 19, C.striata_1.0, whole genome shotgun sequence genome:
- the bhmt gene encoding betaine--homocysteine S-methyltransferase 1: protein MAPGVKKGILACLEAGEVIIGDGGFVFALEKRGYVKAGPWTPEAAVEHPEAVRQLHREFLRAGSNVMQTFTFYASDDKLENRGNKLTHTGEQINEAACDLAREVASEGDALVAGGVSQTPSYLSCKSENDVKAIFKKQLDVFVKKNVDFLIAEYFEHVEEAEWAVQVLKTTGKPVAATLCIGPEGDLNGVSPGDCAIRLVQAGAQIVGVNCHFDPETCVKTVKMMKVGVETAGLKAHYMSQPLAYHTPDCNCQGFIDLPEFPFSLEPRILTRWDMQKYAREAYKAGIRYIGGCCGFEPYHIRALAEELAPERGIMPAGSEKHGNWGSGLEMHTKPWVRARARRDYWENLKPASGRPFCPSMAQPDGWGVTKGHADLMQQKEATSQEQLKALFVKADQTN from the exons atggcaCCAGGAGTCAAGAAA GGCATTTTGGCGTGTCTGGAGGCAGGAGAGGTGATCATCGGGGACGGAGGCTTCGTGTTCGCTCTGGAGAAGAGAGGATACGTGAAGGCGGGACCCTGGACACCTGAGGCTGCGGTGGAGCACCCTGAAGCAG TGCGCCAGCTGCACAGGGAGTTCCTCAGGGCAGGATCTAATGTCATGCAGACTTTCACCTTCTACGCAAGCGATGATAAACTGGAGAACAGAGGCAACAAGCTGACTCACACG gGGGAGCAGATCAACGAGGCGGCCTGTGACCTGGCCCGGGAGGTGGCCAGTGAGGGGGATGCTCTGGTGGCGGGGGGAGTCTCCCAGACCCCCTCTTACCTCAGCTGCAAGAGTGAGAATGACGTCAAGGCCATCTTTAAGAAACAGCTCGACGTCTTTGTCAAGAAAAATGTGGACTTCTTGATCGCAGAG TACTTTGAGCACGTGGAGGAGGCGGAGTGGGCCGTGCAGGTTCTGAAGACGACGGGGAAACCTGTAGCTGCCACGCTGTGCATCGGCCCGGAGGGAGACCTGAACGGAGTCAGTCCTGGAGACTGTGCTATCAGACTGGTCCAGGCCG GAGCTCAGATTGTGGGCGTCAACTGCCACTTTGACCCCGAGACGTGTGTGAAGACGGTGAAGATGATGAAGGTTGGCGTGGAGACGGCCGGGCTGAAGGCTCACTACATGAGCCAGCCGCTGGCCTACCACACGCCAGACTGCAACTGCCAGGGCTTCATCGACCTGCCCGAGTTCCCCTTCA GTCTGGAGCCCAGGATCCTGACCAGGTGGGACATGCAGAAATACGCCCGTGAAGCGTACAAGGCAGGGATCCGCTACATCGGAGGCTGCTGCGGGTTTGAACCGTATCACATCCGGGCGCTGGCGGAGGAGCTGGCGCCGGAGCGGGGCATCATGCCTGCTGGGTCGGAGAAGCACGGGAACTGGGGCAGCGGTCTGGAGATGCACACCAAACCTTGGGTCAGAGCCAG ggccCGCCGGGACTACTGGGAGAACCTGAAGCCAGCCTCCGGACGGCCCTTCTGCCCCTCCATGGCCCAGCCTGATGGTTGGGGGGTCACCAAGGGCCACGCAGACCTGATGCAGCAGAAGGAGGCCACCTCCCAGGAGCAGCTGAAGGCTCTCTTCGTCAAGGCCGACCAAACCAACTGA